One window of the Candidatus Latescibacterota bacterium genome contains the following:
- a CDS encoding FMN-binding protein, translating into MKNVKIILFLVITSTLCTLLLAGAQLGYEKASTVFNVRLYGTILELFGIEAAEDDIEKVFLENFEIRTVGSTVYYISRTVEKGAVVFKTIGAGLWSQIELLLAFSPGFEKMYGLRVISQAETPGLGGRITEIEFLERFRGVEVRPELKVVKFASRPNEVDAITGASVTSRSVEKIINRGVIEMDKAFGKGEGEE; encoded by the coding sequence ATGAAGAATGTCAAGATCATCCTCTTTCTCGTTATTACCTCTACACTCTGCACGCTTCTTCTCGCGGGGGCCCAGCTCGGATATGAGAAGGCCTCGACCGTTTTCAATGTGAGGTTGTATGGTACGATCCTCGAATTGTTCGGCATTGAAGCCGCTGAGGACGACATAGAGAAGGTCTTTCTTGAGAATTTCGAAATACGGACAGTCGGAAGCACCGTCTATTACATATCCAGGACTGTTGAAAAAGGAGCTGTCGTATTCAAGACGATCGGGGCTGGGCTCTGGAGCCAGATAGAGCTTCTTCTCGCTTTTTCTCCGGGGTTCGAAAAGATGTACGGACTGAGAGTGATATCCCAGGCCGAGACTCCAGGACTGGGTGGCAGGATAACGGAGATAGAGTTTCTGGAGCGCTTCAGGGGGGTGGAGGTCAGGCCGGAGTTGAAGGTAGTAAAGTTTGCCTCACGACCGAACGAGGTCGACGCGATAACCGGCGCAAGTGTGACTTCGAGGTCTGTTGAGAAGATAATCAACAGGGGAGTGATCGAGATGGACAAGGCATTCGGCAAGGGTGAAGGAGAGGAGTAG